One segment of Burkholderia multivorans ATCC BAA-247 DNA contains the following:
- a CDS encoding YbaB/EbfC family nucleoid-associated protein, whose translation MLKGNLAGLMKQAQQMQENMKKMQEQLAQIEVEGQSGAGLVKVTMTCRNEVRRVSIDPSLLADDKDMLEDLVAAAFNDAVRKAEATSQEKMSGMTSGLPLPPGFKLPF comes from the coding sequence ATGTTGAAAGGCAACCTCGCCGGACTGATGAAGCAAGCGCAGCAAATGCAGGAGAACATGAAGAAGATGCAGGAGCAGCTTGCGCAGATTGAAGTCGAAGGGCAGTCGGGCGCCGGCCTCGTCAAGGTGACGATGACGTGCCGCAACGAAGTGCGTCGCGTGTCGATCGATCCGAGCCTGCTCGCGGACGACAAGGACATGCTCGAGGATCTCGTCGCGGCCGCGTTCAACGATGCGGTGCGCAAGGCCGAGGCGACGTCGCAGGAAAAGATGAGCGGGATGACGTCGGGCCTGCCGCTGCCGCCGGGCTTCAAGCTGCCGTTCTGA
- a CDS encoding DNA polymerase III subunit gamma/tau: MTYQVLARKWRPKDFASLVGQEHVVRALTHALDGGRLHHAYLFTGTRGVGKTTLSRIFAKALNCETGVTSQPCGVCRACREIDEGRFVDYVEMDAASNRGVDEMAALLERAVYAPVDARFKVYMIDEVHMLTNHAFNAMLKTLEEPPPHVKFILATTDPQKIPVTVLSRCLQFNLKQMPAGHIVSHLERILGEERIAFEPQALRLLARAAQGSMRDALSLTDQAIAYSANEVTEAAVSGMLGALDQTYMVRLLDALAAGSGPEILAIADEMSLRSLSFSTALQDLASLLHRIAWAQFAPGSVLDEWPEAADLRRFAELLSPEQVQLFYQIATVGRAELGLAPDEYAGFTMTLLRMLAFEPAVGAGSAPGGQPSVPRAVPAPRAAAAAAAPAAKPVSAVRPQTAAPAAPAARPAAVAPAPTGDAATQPATQAAPAPQATPVSPVAKVADAGATPQPDASARSDAATAATDTPAAVRAEPAPSADAQRSTEAEVSAAEPRNSAPKPRVAAQQAREPEASAAAPRNDEPAPPAEPTPRAASAGSAARPGARSGGAAAALDVLRNAGMRVSSDRSRAGVAAKPAAEPAAAKPAPARPAVQVPTPRATARAAQPSADTRHAPPPWEDIPPDDYVPLSADEMFGGPPDDGFVPVFDSGPDDVRVAPSLAESRPSAPVDTRPLPPAIALDAIGFDGEWPTLAARLPLKGVAYQLAFNSELTAVDATSLKLSVPVPQYADAAQVAKLKAALADALGKPVEVAVEVGPARRTAAALDAAARAARQREAEQEIHADPFVQQLVRDFGARIVEGSVRPLADSAPDGGAPTLH, from the coding sequence ATGACCTATCAAGTTCTCGCACGCAAGTGGCGTCCGAAGGATTTCGCTTCGCTCGTCGGCCAGGAGCACGTCGTCAGGGCGCTCACGCACGCGCTCGACGGCGGGCGTCTTCATCACGCGTATCTGTTCACCGGCACCCGCGGCGTCGGCAAGACGACGCTGTCGCGCATCTTCGCGAAGGCGCTCAACTGTGAAACCGGCGTGACGTCGCAGCCGTGCGGCGTCTGCCGTGCGTGCCGCGAGATCGACGAAGGCCGCTTCGTCGACTACGTCGAAATGGATGCCGCGAGCAATCGCGGCGTCGACGAAATGGCCGCGCTGCTCGAGCGCGCGGTGTACGCGCCGGTCGATGCGCGCTTCAAGGTCTACATGATCGACGAAGTGCACATGCTGACGAACCACGCGTTCAACGCGATGCTGAAGACGCTCGAGGAGCCGCCGCCGCATGTGAAGTTCATCCTCGCGACCACCGATCCGCAGAAGATTCCCGTCACGGTGTTGTCGCGCTGCCTGCAGTTCAATCTGAAGCAGATGCCGGCCGGGCACATCGTGTCGCATCTCGAGCGCATTCTCGGCGAAGAGCGCATCGCGTTCGAGCCGCAGGCGCTGCGTCTGCTCGCGCGTGCGGCGCAGGGCAGCATGCGCGACGCGCTGTCGCTGACCGACCAGGCGATCGCCTATTCGGCCAACGAAGTGACCGAAGCGGCGGTGTCGGGCATGCTCGGCGCGCTCGACCAGACTTACATGGTGCGGCTGCTCGATGCGCTCGCGGCCGGCAGCGGCCCCGAGATTCTCGCGATCGCCGACGAAATGTCGCTGCGCAGCCTGTCGTTCTCGACCGCGCTGCAGGATCTCGCGAGCCTGCTGCACCGGATCGCGTGGGCGCAGTTCGCGCCGGGCTCGGTGCTCGACGAATGGCCGGAAGCGGCCGATCTGCGTCGCTTCGCCGAGCTGCTGAGCCCCGAACAGGTGCAGCTGTTCTATCAGATCGCGACGGTCGGCCGCGCGGAGCTCGGCCTCGCGCCCGACGAATACGCGGGTTTCACGATGACGCTGCTGCGCATGCTCGCGTTCGAGCCGGCCGTCGGTGCCGGCAGCGCGCCGGGCGGTCAGCCGTCCGTGCCGCGCGCCGTACCGGCGCCGCGGGCGGCTGCCGCGGCGGCAGCGCCTGCGGCGAAGCCGGTGTCGGCTGTGCGCCCGCAAACGGCTGCTCCGGCTGCGCCTGCTGCGCGCCCGGCAGCGGTTGCGCCGGCACCGACCGGCGATGCCGCCACGCAGCCGGCCACGCAAGCCGCGCCTGCGCCGCAAGCCACGCCGGTTTCGCCCGTCGCGAAGGTAGCGGACGCCGGCGCGACGCCACAACCCGACGCGAGCGCTCGATCGGACGCGGCGACCGCAGCGACCGACACGCCGGCGGCCGTTCGTGCCGAACCCGCACCGTCTGCCGACGCGCAGCGCAGCACCGAAGCCGAAGTGTCGGCCGCCGAGCCGCGCAACAGCGCGCCGAAACCGCGCGTCGCCGCGCAGCAAGCGCGCGAGCCCGAAGCATCCGCTGCCGCGCCGCGCAATGACGAACCCGCACCGCCGGCCGAACCGACGCCGCGCGCGGCATCCGCAGGGTCGGCCGCGCGCCCGGGCGCCCGTTCGGGCGGCGCGGCCGCCGCGCTCGACGTGTTGCGCAATGCCGGGATGCGCGTGTCGTCCGATCGTTCTCGCGCGGGCGTCGCAGCCAAGCCCGCGGCCGAGCCCGCCGCCGCAAAGCCTGCGCCGGCGCGTCCGGCCGTGCAGGTGCCGACGCCGCGCGCGACCGCGCGCGCCGCGCAGCCGAGCGCCGACACGCGCCATGCGCCGCCGCCGTGGGAAGACATTCCGCCGGACGACTATGTGCCGCTCAGCGCGGACGAAATGTTCGGCGGCCCGCCGGACGACGGCTTCGTGCCGGTGTTCGACAGCGGCCCGGACGACGTGCGCGTCGCGCCGTCGCTCGCCGAAAGCCGGCCGTCGGCGCCGGTCGACACGCGTCCGTTGCCGCCCGCGATCGCGCTCGACGCGATCGGCTTCGACGGCGAATGGCCGACGCTCGCCGCACGATTGCCGCTGAAGGGCGTCGCATATCAGCTCGCGTTCAACAGCGAACTGACGGCTGTCGACGCGACGTCGCTGAAGCTGTCGGTGCCCGTCCCGCAGTACGCGGACGCCGCACAGGTCGCGAAGCTGAAGGCCGCGCTTGCCGATGCACTCGGCAAGCCGGTCGAGGTGGCGGTCGAGGTCGGCCCCGCGCGCCGCACGGCGGCGGCGCTCGACGCGGCCGCACGCGCGGCGCGTCAGCGCGAGGCCGAACAGGAGATTCACGCCGATCCGTTCGTCCAGCAACTCGTGCGCGACTTCGGCGCGCGCATCGTCGAAGGCTCCGTGCGTCCGCTCGCCGATTCGGCGCCGGACGGCGGTGCGCCGACGCTGCATTGA
- a CDS encoding ArnT family glycosyltransferase, translating into MKPVVRLTASATRALPRWLLLTLCFVYAAFGLFGRDPWKNEDAAGFGVMWTMATGHHDDWLLPNLVGKFITSDGPLGYWLGALSIRALAPWVDASNASRVDTGIWFCVACAFVWYAAYLLGRRAEVQPFKYAFGGEPEPRDYGRTLADGALLILVACFGLAERGHETTPQLAQFAWIAMLVYGIVRGIDRPLQGALCWGAAIGLVGLSGNPVLVVALLAGTAALWLVTPEMRNLRLPLVGVPVAIAIFALWPVAAFIAAPDDAAWFFNQWIHGSLMRFSGPPTAVLGYAAKNLPLFTWPAWPLAIWAWWSWAGMRRRAHIAIPLSVVVPLVALVILQSQQSNRMYMLLLPPLAVLATFALPTLKRGAINAIDWFAVLSFTILGTFVWLVWLASLTGFPHPLARNLGRLLPGYEPHFNALSFACAVVVTVCWCVLARWRISRQPKVLWRSVVLSGAGTTLMWVLLMTLWLPIVNYGRTYRDVAQQIATHLPADYQCISPVRLGDAQIATFAYFGNMHFDFTEDCDVILRQDRADFGEPSAMSQFVWRLVWEGRRVADRDERFRLYERIERPKTPVKRRAPHRRAAG; encoded by the coding sequence ATGAAGCCTGTCGTCCGTCTCACCGCCTCCGCCACGCGCGCGCTGCCGCGCTGGCTGCTGCTCACGCTTTGCTTCGTCTACGCGGCGTTCGGCCTGTTCGGCCGAGATCCGTGGAAGAACGAGGACGCGGCGGGCTTCGGCGTAATGTGGACGATGGCGACCGGCCACCACGACGACTGGCTGCTGCCGAACCTCGTCGGCAAGTTCATCACGAGCGACGGGCCGCTCGGCTACTGGCTCGGCGCGCTGTCGATCCGCGCGCTGGCGCCCTGGGTCGATGCGAGCAACGCGTCGCGCGTCGATACCGGCATCTGGTTCTGCGTCGCGTGCGCGTTCGTCTGGTATGCGGCCTACCTGCTCGGCCGACGCGCCGAAGTCCAGCCGTTCAAATACGCGTTCGGCGGCGAGCCCGAGCCGCGCGACTACGGCCGCACGCTCGCCGACGGCGCGCTGCTGATCCTCGTCGCGTGCTTCGGCCTCGCGGAGCGCGGACACGAAACGACGCCGCAGCTCGCGCAGTTCGCGTGGATCGCGATGCTCGTCTACGGCATCGTGCGCGGCATCGACAGGCCGCTGCAAGGCGCGCTGTGCTGGGGTGCGGCGATCGGCCTCGTCGGCTTGTCGGGCAACCCGGTGCTCGTCGTCGCGCTGCTCGCCGGCACCGCCGCGCTGTGGCTCGTCACGCCCGAGATGCGCAACCTGCGCCTGCCGCTCGTCGGCGTGCCGGTCGCGATCGCGATCTTCGCGCTGTGGCCGGTCGCCGCGTTCATCGCAGCGCCCGACGACGCCGCGTGGTTCTTCAACCAGTGGATCCACGGCAGCCTGATGCGCTTCTCGGGCCCGCCGACCGCGGTGCTCGGCTATGCGGCGAAGAACCTGCCGCTGTTTACGTGGCCCGCATGGCCGCTCGCGATCTGGGCGTGGTGGAGCTGGGCCGGCATGCGCCGGCGCGCGCACATCGCGATTCCGCTGTCGGTCGTCGTGCCGCTCGTCGCGCTCGTGATCCTGCAAAGCCAGCAGTCGAACCGCATGTACATGCTGCTGCTGCCGCCGCTCGCGGTGCTCGCGACGTTCGCGCTGCCGACGCTCAAGCGCGGCGCAATCAACGCGATCGACTGGTTCGCGGTGCTCAGCTTCACGATCCTCGGCACCTTCGTGTGGCTCGTGTGGCTCGCCTCGCTGACCGGTTTCCCGCATCCGCTCGCGCGCAACCTCGGGCGGCTGCTGCCGGGCTACGAGCCGCATTTCAACGCGCTGTCGTTCGCCTGTGCGGTCGTCGTCACGGTGTGCTGGTGCGTGCTCGCGCGCTGGCGCATCTCGCGGCAGCCGAAGGTGCTCTGGCGCAGCGTCGTGCTGTCGGGCGCGGGCACCACGCTGATGTGGGTGCTGCTGATGACGCTGTGGCTGCCGATCGTCAACTACGGCCGGACCTACCGCGACGTCGCGCAGCAGATCGCGACGCACCTGCCGGCCGACTACCAATGCATTTCGCCCGTGCGGCTCGGCGATGCGCAGATCGCGACGTTCGCCTATTTCGGCAACATGCACTTCGATTTCACCGAAGACTGCGACGTGATCCTGCGCCAGGACCGCGCGGACTTCGGCGAGCCGAGCGCAATGTCGCAATTCGTGTGGCGTCTCGTCTGGGAAGGCCGCCGCGTCGCCGACCGCGACGAGCGCTTCCGCCTGTATGAGCGCATCGAGCGGCCGAAGACGCCGGTCAAGCGGCGCGCGCCGCATCGCCGGGCGGCCGGTTGA
- a CDS encoding MerR family transcriptional regulator, producing MSDAASTPLLTVGDAAARLGVTPRTLKYYEERGLVTPSRSEGRYRLYDEADLERFARILRLRALGFSLHGITEMLKRPLEETGDGRRRYSDTSLREIRAGLAEQIATLDRRIAAVQRELKEAVALRKELQHDIDYVERRLAGENADALIAQRRAEAGARRGKGRA from the coding sequence ATGTCCGATGCCGCCTCCACCCCGCTGCTGACCGTCGGCGACGCCGCCGCGCGGCTCGGCGTCACGCCGCGCACGCTGAAGTATTACGAGGAGCGCGGGCTCGTCACGCCGTCGCGCAGCGAGGGCCGCTACCGCCTGTACGACGAGGCCGACCTCGAGCGCTTCGCGCGCATCCTGCGATTGCGCGCGCTCGGCTTCTCGCTGCACGGCATCACCGAAATGCTCAAGCGTCCGCTCGAGGAAACCGGCGACGGCCGGCGCCGCTATTCGGACACCTCGCTGCGCGAGATCCGCGCAGGGCTCGCCGAGCAGATCGCGACGCTCGATCGCCGGATCGCGGCCGTCCAGCGCGAGCTGAAGGAAGCGGTCGCGCTGCGCAAGGAGTTGCAGCACGACATCGACTACGTCGAACGACGCCTCGCCGGCGAGAACGCCGATGCACTGATCGCGCAACGGCGCGCCGAAGCCGGCGCACGGCGCGGCAAGGGCCGCGCATGA
- a CDS encoding type B 50S ribosomal protein L31 — MKPGIHPDYREVVFQDMSNGFKFITRSTIQTRETIELEGKTYPLAKIEVSSESHSFYTGQQKIMDTAGRVEKFKNKFGSRASGKVAK; from the coding sequence ATGAAACCTGGCATTCACCCGGATTACCGCGAAGTCGTCTTCCAAGACATGTCGAACGGCTTCAAGTTCATCACGCGTTCGACGATCCAGACGCGCGAAACCATCGAGCTCGAAGGCAAGACCTACCCGCTCGCGAAGATCGAAGTGTCGTCGGAATCGCACTCGTTCTACACGGGTCAGCAAAAGATCATGGACACGGCCGGCCGCGTCGAGAAGTTCAAGAACAAGTTCGGTTCGCGCGCAAGCGGCAAGGTCGCGAAGTAA
- the rho gene encoding transcription termination factor Rho has translation MHLSELKSLHVSELIEMANGLEIENANRLRKQELMFAILKKRAKTGETIFGDGTLEVLPDGFGFLRSPEMSYLASTDDIYISPSQIRRFNLHTGDTIEGEVRTPKDGERYFALVKVDKVNGQPPEASKHKIMFENLTPLHPNKPLSLEREMRGEENVTGRIIDMIAPIGKGQRGLLVASPKSGKTVMLQHIAHAIKQNHPDVILFVLLIDERPEEVTEMQRSVAGEVIASTFDEPATRHVQVAEMVIEKAKRLVEMKHDVVILLDSITRLARAYNTVIPASGKVLTGGVDANALQRPKRFFGAARNIEEGGSLTIIGTALIETGSRMDDVIYEEFKGTGNMEVHLERRLAEKRVYPSINLNKSGTRREEMLIKPDILQKIWVLRKFIHDMDEVEAMEFLLDKIRQTKSNSEFFDLMRRGG, from the coding sequence ATGCATTTATCCGAGCTCAAGTCTCTGCACGTCTCCGAACTGATCGAAATGGCCAACGGCCTCGAGATCGAAAACGCGAACCGCCTGCGCAAGCAGGAGCTGATGTTCGCCATTCTCAAAAAGCGCGCCAAGACGGGAGAGACGATCTTCGGCGACGGCACGCTCGAAGTGCTGCCGGACGGCTTCGGCTTCCTCCGCTCGCCGGAAATGTCGTACCTCGCGAGCACCGACGACATCTACATCAGCCCGTCGCAGATCCGCCGCTTCAACCTGCACACCGGCGACACGATCGAAGGCGAAGTCCGCACGCCGAAGGACGGCGAGCGCTACTTCGCGCTCGTGAAGGTCGACAAAGTCAACGGGCAGCCGCCCGAGGCCTCGAAACACAAGATCATGTTCGAGAACCTCACGCCGCTGCACCCGAACAAGCCGCTGTCGCTCGAGCGCGAAATGCGCGGCGAGGAAAACGTCACGGGCCGCATCATCGACATGATCGCGCCGATCGGCAAGGGCCAGCGCGGCCTGCTCGTCGCATCGCCGAAGTCGGGCAAGACCGTGATGCTTCAGCACATCGCGCATGCGATCAAGCAGAACCATCCCGACGTGATCCTGTTCGTGCTGCTGATCGACGAGCGTCCCGAAGAAGTGACCGAAATGCAGCGCTCGGTCGCGGGCGAAGTGATCGCGTCGACGTTCGACGAACCGGCCACGCGTCACGTGCAGGTCGCCGAAATGGTGATCGAGAAGGCCAAGCGTCTCGTCGAAATGAAGCATGACGTCGTGATCCTGCTCGACTCGATCACGCGTCTCGCACGCGCCTACAACACCGTGATCCCGGCGTCGGGCAAGGTGCTGACGGGCGGTGTCGACGCGAACGCGCTGCAGCGTCCGAAGCGCTTCTTCGGCGCGGCGCGCAACATCGAGGAAGGCGGCTCGCTGACGATCATCGGCACCGCGCTGATCGAAACCGGCAGCCGCATGGACGACGTCATCTACGAAGAGTTCAAGGGCACCGGCAACATGGAAGTGCACCTCGAGCGCCGTCTCGCGGAAAAGCGCGTCTATCCGTCGATCAACCTGAACAAGTCGGGCACGCGCCGCGAGGAAATGCTGATCAAGCCGGACATCCTTCAGAAGATCTGGGTGCTGCGCAAGTTCATCCACGACATGGACGAAGTCGAGGCGATGGAATTCCTGCTCGACAAGATCCGCCAGACGAAGAGCAACTCCGAGTTCTTCGATCTGATGCGCCGCGGCGGCTAA
- the trxA gene encoding thioredoxin TrxA, translating into MSEQIKHISDASFEQDVVKSDKPVLVDFWAEWCGPCKMIAPILDEVAKDYGDKLQIAKINVDDNQATPAKFGVRGIPTLILFKNGAAAAQKVGALSKSQLTAFLDSHL; encoded by the coding sequence ATGAGCGAACAGATCAAACACATCAGCGACGCATCGTTCGAACAGGACGTCGTCAAATCCGACAAGCCCGTCCTCGTCGACTTCTGGGCCGAATGGTGCGGTCCGTGCAAGATGATCGCCCCGATCCTCGACGAAGTCGCGAAGGACTACGGCGACAAGCTGCAGATCGCGAAGATCAACGTCGACGACAACCAGGCGACGCCCGCGAAGTTCGGCGTGCGCGGCATCCCGACGCTGATCCTGTTCAAGAACGGCGCGGCTGCCGCGCAGAAGGTCGGCGCGCTGTCGAAGTCGCAGCTCACCGCATTCCTGGACAGCCACCTGTAA
- a CDS encoding MFS transporter — translation MNVTSGRPPLWSRANLRADLFPWALALVTGLDYFDNAIFSFFASYIAGGINASPDELVWASSAYAVTAVLGILQQQWWVDRLGHRRYVAGCMLMFSFGAIAAALADTSLELAFARGFQGYFIGPMMGACRILIQISFKPQTRPPATRAFLIMILLGSALAPIVGGLFVAYSTWRALFACTAPAGIAFAILALLTLPDSGRTPDDERGSGHFWPYVVFALAQGALQIVMQQVHYQLYSGSPMLIGLTAAGLGALAWFAYHQWNHPTPLVRLHALRERTFQIGLLLYMFYYYESTGFSYLTSRFLESGLGYPVENAGRLVGTMSLISATALFAYLRYAKHVAHKKWFVVPGFAIAIVATLWMTRLTPQVGEAALVVPLLLRGLLLLFIVLPVANLTFRIFAIDEYTHGYRLKNIVRQLTITFATSSVMIVEQHRLAVHQTRLVERANVFDPLFRQTLDTLANGYAAAGHAATEAHGLAVAAIARMVAQQASFLASLDGFYFLAGVALVGGVFAAWQKEID, via the coding sequence ATGAACGTCACGTCCGGGCGCCCGCCGCTGTGGAGCCGCGCGAACCTGCGCGCGGACCTGTTCCCCTGGGCACTTGCGCTCGTCACCGGGCTCGACTACTTCGACAACGCGATCTTCTCGTTCTTCGCGAGCTATATCGCGGGCGGCATCAATGCGTCGCCGGACGAACTCGTATGGGCGTCGAGCGCGTATGCGGTCACGGCCGTGCTCGGCATCCTGCAGCAGCAATGGTGGGTCGACCGCCTCGGGCATCGCCGCTACGTCGCCGGCTGCATGCTGATGTTCTCGTTCGGCGCGATCGCGGCCGCGCTCGCCGATACGTCGCTCGAACTCGCCTTCGCGCGCGGCTTCCAGGGCTACTTCATCGGCCCGATGATGGGCGCGTGCCGGATCCTGATCCAGATCAGCTTCAAGCCGCAGACGCGGCCGCCCGCCACGCGCGCGTTCCTGATCATGATCCTGCTCGGCAGCGCGCTCGCGCCGATCGTCGGCGGGCTGTTCGTCGCGTATTCGACGTGGCGCGCGCTGTTCGCGTGCACGGCGCCGGCCGGCATCGCGTTCGCGATCCTCGCGCTGCTCACGCTGCCCGACTCGGGCCGCACGCCGGACGACGAACGCGGCTCCGGACACTTCTGGCCGTACGTCGTGTTCGCGCTCGCGCAAGGCGCGCTGCAGATCGTGATGCAGCAGGTGCACTACCAGCTGTACAGCGGCTCGCCGATGCTGATCGGTCTGACCGCCGCGGGGCTCGGCGCGCTCGCCTGGTTCGCGTATCACCAGTGGAATCACCCGACGCCGCTCGTGCGGCTGCACGCGCTGCGCGAACGCACGTTCCAGATCGGCCTGCTGCTCTACATGTTCTATTACTACGAGTCGACGGGCTTCAGCTATCTGACGTCGCGCTTTCTCGAATCGGGGCTCGGCTATCCGGTCGAAAACGCCGGGCGGCTCGTCGGCACGATGTCGCTGATTTCGGCCACCGCGCTGTTCGCGTACCTGCGCTATGCGAAGCACGTCGCGCACAAGAAATGGTTCGTCGTGCCGGGCTTCGCGATCGCGATCGTCGCGACGCTATGGATGACGCGGCTCACGCCGCAAGTCGGCGAGGCCGCGCTCGTCGTGCCGCTGCTGCTGCGCGGTCTGCTGCTGCTGTTCATCGTGCTGCCGGTCGCGAACCTCACGTTCCGGATCTTCGCGATCGACGAATATACGCACGGCTATCGGCTGAAGAACATCGTGCGGCAGCTGACGATCACGTTCGCGACGTCGTCGGTGATGATCGTCGAGCAGCATCGGCTCGCGGTGCACCAGACGCGGCTCGTCGAACGCGCGAACGTGTTCGACCCGCTGTTCCGGCAGACGCTCGACACGCTCGCGAACGGTTATGCGGCGGCCGGCCACGCGGCGACCGAAGCGCATGGGCTCGCCGTCGCGGCGATCGCGCGGATGGTCGCGCAGCAGGCGTCGTTTCTCGCCTCGCTCGACGGCTTCTACTTCCTCGCCGGCGTCGCGCTCGTCGGCGGCGTGTTCGCGGCATGGCAAAAAGAGATCGATTGA
- a CDS encoding zinc-dependent peptidase, whose product MLSKLTRWLDDRRRDRALRSHPIPDTLWHDTVARLPFLDALSPDDLGRLRELTSLFIAKKSFSTAHGLELTDAMIVAIAAQACLPVLNLDLSLYDGWVGVVVYPGEFVIRKTVQDEDGVVHEVEQDASGEAWEGGPVILSWEDAQMTDGRDAYNVVIHEFAHKIDMVNGAADGYPPLFRRWHAPHLDAQTWADVFDNAYDQFCARVDAVPDRAWARFERDSLIDPYAADHPSEFFAVCSEALFVRPQAFESEFPELYRLLARYYRQDPARAGALDAA is encoded by the coding sequence ATGCTTTCGAAACTGACCCGCTGGCTCGACGATCGCCGCCGCGATCGCGCGCTGCGCAGCCATCCGATTCCGGACACGCTGTGGCACGACACCGTGGCACGCCTGCCGTTCCTCGACGCGTTGTCGCCCGACGATCTCGGCCGGCTGCGCGAACTGACGAGCCTGTTCATCGCGAAGAAATCGTTCTCCACGGCGCACGGGCTCGAGCTGACCGACGCGATGATCGTCGCGATCGCCGCGCAGGCGTGCCTGCCCGTGCTGAATCTCGACCTGTCGCTGTACGACGGCTGGGTCGGCGTCGTGGTGTATCCGGGCGAGTTCGTGATCCGCAAGACCGTGCAGGACGAGGACGGTGTCGTGCACGAGGTCGAGCAGGACGCGAGCGGCGAGGCGTGGGAAGGCGGCCCCGTGATTCTGTCGTGGGAAGACGCGCAGATGACCGACGGCCGCGACGCGTACAACGTCGTGATCCACGAATTCGCGCACAAGATCGACATGGTCAACGGCGCGGCCGACGGCTACCCGCCGCTGTTTCGCCGCTGGCATGCGCCGCACCTCGATGCGCAGACCTGGGCCGACGTGTTCGACAACGCATACGACCAGTTCTGCGCGCGCGTCGACGCCGTGCCGGACCGCGCCTGGGCGCGCTTCGAGCGCGACTCCCTGATCGATCCGTACGCGGCCGACCATCCGTCCGAGTTCTTTGCGGTTTGCAGCGAAGCGCTGTTCGTGCGGCCGCAAGCGTTCGAGTCCGAATTTCCGGAGCTGTACCGGCTGCTCGCCCGCTACTACCGGCAAGATCCGGCGCGCGCGGGCGCGCTCGACGCGGCGTGA
- the recR gene encoding recombination mediator RecR: MKQPSALSALVEALRALPGVGPKSAQRMAYHLMQHDREGAERLGRSLLFATEHLRHCDKCNTFTEAQICEVCSDEERDPTLLCVVETPADQIMLEQTMTYRGLYFVLMGRLSPLDGIGPKEIHFDRLVRRASDGIVKEVVLATNFTNEGEATAHYLGQTLKARGLAVTRLARGVPVGGELEYVDAGTIARAMLDRRTM, from the coding sequence ATGAAACAACCGTCCGCCCTGTCCGCGCTCGTCGAAGCGCTGCGTGCGCTGCCCGGCGTCGGGCCGAAGTCCGCGCAGCGCATGGCGTACCACCTGATGCAGCACGATCGGGAGGGCGCGGAGCGGCTCGGCCGGTCGCTGCTGTTCGCGACCGAGCATCTGCGGCACTGCGATAAATGCAACACGTTCACCGAAGCGCAGATCTGCGAGGTCTGCAGCGACGAGGAGCGCGACCCGACGCTGCTGTGCGTCGTCGAAACGCCTGCCGATCAAATCATGCTCGAGCAGACGATGACCTATCGCGGCCTGTACTTCGTGCTGATGGGGCGGCTCAGCCCGCTCGACGGCATCGGCCCGAAGGAAATCCACTTCGACCGGCTCGTGCGCCGCGCATCCGACGGCATCGTCAAGGAAGTCGTGCTCGCGACGAACTTCACGAACGAAGGCGAAGCCACCGCGCATTACCTCGGCCAGACGCTGAAGGCGCGCGGGCTCGCGGTCACGCGCCTCGCGCGCGGCGTGCCGGTCGGCGGCGAGCTCGAATACGTCGACGCGGGCACGATCGCCCGCGCGATGCTCGACCGCCGCACGATGTAA